The window GCCGTTCCAGTACAGGTGGTTGACCAGGCGTTCAGGTCGTCCCTATAATGTGCGAGGCTGATGGCTGCCTTCGAGAGACCAGGACAGGTCGCGGATTTGGGGTTTCGCCGTCGCTGGAGAGGCTTACCTGCTTGTCATCCGGTATACCTAACAAAGGCCTGAATCAGATTCGACGACTCGCATATCGAGGATCGCGCGACCTTCGCCTGCTCTCGTTCACCGTATTCTGCGTATCGTTCGGGTGGGGTGCGTATTTTTCAACCTTCAACAACTTCGCCGTGGAAACCCTGAACCTGAGAGCCGACCAGTTGGGCATGCTGGAGTCGCTCAGGGAAGTGCCGGGGTTTCTGATGGTCTTCGTGGCCGCGCTGATGATGCGCGTTGCGGAGCCGATACTGGGCGCAATTGCCCTCGGACTGGTGGCGCTGGGCATCTGTGGGTACAGCACGGTAAACAGCGTTCCTACCCTCATCGTGTTCTCTCTAGTGTGGAGCGTTGGGATACATGGATGGATGCCTCTCTCGCCTTCGATGACGCTGAGTCTGGCGGCAGAGGGGAGGCAGGGAAGGCGACTCGGACAGATGGGTTCCATCGGGGCGTTGGGGACCATCTGCGGGATGGCGATGGTCTTCATCCTCGCGAAAGTTCTCCACTTCAGCAGCATATTCGTGATCTCAGGAACGGTGGTCGGGATCGGGGCGGTGGCCGTCTCCATGATATCGAGGGACATCGGGCATAAGCAGAAGCCGAGGTTTGTCTTCAGGAAGCGTTTTTCGCTCTACTACCTGCTTGTGTTCCTGGAGGGATGCCGCAAACAGGTCTTCATCACGTTCGCGATCTTCGTGCTGGTGAGGCAGTTCGGGGCATCGCTTCGCACGGTGGCGTTGCTCATGATAGTTAACAGCGTCACGAATCTGATCCTTGCCCCCAGGTTCGGGCGGTTGATAGACAGGATCGGCGAGAAGAAGGTGCTTCTGGTATGTTACTCGTTACTGATACCGGTGTTTATCGGCTACGCGACCGTCAATAGCAAGCTGGTGATGAATGCGTTGCACGGTATCGACGCCATGTTTGCGATGGATCTGACGTCATGGATTCTGCGGTACTACACCGCCGGTGAACTGACTCTTGGTGCGCTCTGTTGTCTATACTTTGCCGATAGTCTGCTGTTCCTGGGGAGCATTGGACTCACAACGTACCTGCACAAGATCGCTGATCCTTCGGACGTGATGCCGAGCCTTGCCATGGGGATATCGGTGAATCATGCCGCTGCGGTCATAGTGCCGGTCGTTGGAGGCCTGCTGTGGACGAGGCTGGGGTATCAAGTAACGTTCTACGGGGGTGCGGGTATAGTGGCGCTCTCCGTCCTTGCGGTGTGCCGAATGAGGATATCCGCCCGCAGAGTCATCTCAGAGAGTCCGCCACCTTCGTGATCACCGGCCCCGGAAGGTCGCCTAGGACAACGTGTGATATGCCGTCTCTCGTTACGGTGGCGGCGTTGCCCTGGTCGGACTTCCTGAGTACGCAGGAGCCTTTCCGCGCATCCTCACAGGATGCCGAGCATGGGCGTGCGCTCGTCGATTTCGACTGGAAAAGCGAAATGCTGGTCACGCCGTTTGTGTAGCGAATGCAGGCGCAACGGTGCGGAAATTCGCAGGAGCACGAGTGAAGGCGGCACGATTCGAGCTCAAATCCCTTCGGGACATACCCCGGCATGCGGACCTTGAACCCAAGTTCCCTGGACAACTGCCCGGGCGTCATCTCGGTGCCGTCACCGGCATCCCTGCTTATCATCCTGCTGTCCTTGGGTAGCTCGAATACGTTGTCCGGGATCGCCTCCTCAAATCGAATGGACACGAAGTGCGTGGAGGACCGGACTCTGCCTCGGCAATCACGGTCCTCCTGGCCCAGGACCGCATACGTCTCGGCGTCAATCCAGAGACGTTTTAGGATTGTCCGAGACCGGTTTCCGCGCACAACGATGAGGTGGGCCGGGCGTCCGGCGATCGTCTTGATGCCGGTCGAGGTCACCCGGTGATTGGCAAGCAGCAGGTCCAGCCTATCGCCCAGGCGAGAGCACCGGACGCTTGGGGTGACGGTGATCGTGTGGGACGTCGGGTCATAGGTTCGCATTTCATTCCCATCGCTCGACATGACGGTCCCCTTGAGCGGCCCGGAGGTATATTCCATGCGGCATCTGTCGGCCACTCCATGTACGATCTCCATCGTGCTGGCGACCGTATTTCCACAGGAACTCACACTGGTGCGGGCCGTCGCGGAGAAACAATGCTGGAATCCGTCGTCACAGGCGCGGCGAATGACCCACGAAGCCTCGCTCTCTGAGTTTCGGGAGAGGATGATTGCTGTCGCAGCGCCCGCGAGAATGACAGGTATCCAGAGTCTGGGCCTCAAGGTGTCTTCCCCTCAAGCTTTTGGTGCGCCGCGTCGGCGAGCAGAGACGCCGTGTATAGAGCCGGCCGGTCGGCTAGTATCTCCTGACCGGCGTAGAACATGTGGCCCTGCGCATACTCGTACAGGGAGGGATCAGTCTGCTGGGGTGGCATGAGGGTGGTTCGCGCAAGAATTAGGACAAGCGCGGGAACGCTGAGTGCAAATGCCCAGCGCGCCCGCTGCAGGAGTAGTGCTCTGTGCCCCGCACTTAATGCTCGCCGAGATGTGATGTGATTCGGAAGCGGAGGGTAGAGTCCTGCGGGCGGATCGAGCGGCTGGAGGTTCTCCACCATCTGCATCACCATGCGGTCAAGTTGCAGCACGGCGCGGCACTCGGAACATTCTTCTAGATGAGTGGCGATTCTGCCGGAGAAACGCTTTGACAGCGACTCCGCAGCGTACGCGGATATGCGTCGTTGCACCTTCTCGCAGTTCATGGCAATCCTCGCTGTTGGCCAGGTGGTTCGGTCAGTACGTAATGCCCGAGCTTGCGCCTGAGTTCCTCGCGGGCGCGAGCCAGTCGGGACTTCACCGTGCCTGAGGGCACCTTGAGCATCTTCGCTATGTCTCTCACGTCGACCCCTTCGATGTGATGCAGGGCAACCACCGTTCGATGATCTTCTGACAGAGTGTCGATCGCCCGCTGAACCGCCTCCTGAATGTCCTTGCGTCCGAACAGCCGCTCCGGGTTCGCGGACCAGTCTTCGACTTCTCGCTCTACCTCGCCGTCCTCCAACTTTACAGTCTTATCCAGGGATTCGCCTCGGATCGTCCGGGCGGACTTGCGGAAATGGTCCCGAGTGATATTTACGGCGATCGTCCGAAGCCACCCGAGGAGCGCCTCATCCGATCTGAGCCTCTCCAGAGATTTGTAGACCCTCAGGAAGACCTCCTGCGTAAGATCAGCCGCATCATGCTCGTTGCCTACCATTCGATAGATCAGGTTGAAAACCCGTTTCTGATACCTGGCGAATAGTAGCTCAAACGCTGCAACGTCGCCGCGTTTTGACGCGTCTATCAGCTCACCGTCGGAGTGCTGGGAATAGCTTCTCGCCGCGACTTTGGATTCCTGAGTTCCAGACTCTATAGACGAGGGGCTCATGGGGTGGTTCCACAAATCTGGCGCGCCGGTCGTTGGTTTCTCCGTCGCGAACCGATGTATTATAGCACACTCTGCCCGGCGCGTCGCCATCGCCCCCAACTCCGTGTGCTCAGTCGGACAAAGTAGTGGGCCCGTTGGAAGGAAATCGACGGAGTGATGTTGAAACTACCCCTCGTGCGGCTGACTGGTGTTCATGCCGCGTGTCGTTGGCTCCATGATTCCGCTGAACAGGAGGTGAAGAGGGTATGCCGAAGGAAGAAGCCATGCGCGTAGACGGTGTTGTCGAGGATGCGCTGCCGAATGCGGTATTCAAGGTGAAGCTCGAGAACGGGCATGAGGTTCTCGCTCACATATCCGGCAAGATGCGCATGAGGTTCATACGCATTCTTGCAGGGGATAGGGTGACCGTCGAACTCTCACCGTACGATCTCACGCGTGGTCGAATCACGTGGCGGTACAAGTAGCCCCCCGGCGGAGAAGAATCACGAGCAATATCGCCGAAAAGCCTGCCATGGTCGCGCCGAAGTAGAAGGGTGCGGCCGGGCTGACTGACTGCCAGAGATATCCGGCGATCAGACTGGCTGGTAACAGAGCCAGACCGGTTACCGTGTGATAGGCCCCCATTCCGGTTCCCATTGCATCCGCGCACGCAAGGTCCGCCGCGAATGCCCTCTGCACCCCCTGGGTGAGAGCGTTGTAGACGCCGTACGTTGCGAATAGCGCCCAAACCGCGGAAGTGGATCGGGTGAGTCCGAAGCCCGCGTATACGCATGCGTACACCAAATACCCCGCGACGATAACATTCCGCCTGCCGATTCTGTCGGACAAGGCGCCTGCCCACATCGAAAGAGCAGCCTCCACCGTGTTGAACAGCGCGAAGGCTAGTACTATCCCGCTCGCCGCCATCCCCAGATTCCGCGCTCTCAGAATGAGAAACGCGTCAGAGGAGTTGCCGATTGAGAAGACGGCGGTCGCTACGAGAAAAAGCTTGAACTGGACAGAGGCATCCTTCAGCGTGAGAGAGGGGCGTTTCGCATCGCGAGTACGGTTGCACGCGGGTTCGCTGATGAAGGCGATAAGTACGAGTAGGGCTGCGGTCGCCGGTATGGCGGACAGAACAAATATGACGCGGTAGTTGCCGCCCAGTACCGCCAACAGCCAGAATGCAAGGAGCGGCCCTGCGACCGCCCCCAAAGTATCCATCGCGCGGTGAAACCCGAATGAGACCCCTCGACGGTCCGGAGAACACGCATCTGCAATGAGAGCATCTCGGGGTGCCGTACGG is drawn from Armatimonadota bacterium and contains these coding sequences:
- a CDS encoding MFS transporter, whose product is MSSGIPNKGLNQIRRLAYRGSRDLRLLSFTVFCVSFGWGAYFSTFNNFAVETLNLRADQLGMLESLREVPGFLMVFVAALMMRVAEPILGAIALGLVALGICGYSTVNSVPTLIVFSLVWSVGIHGWMPLSPSMTLSLAAEGRQGRRLGQMGSIGALGTICGMAMVFILAKVLHFSSIFVISGTVVGIGAVAVSMISRDIGHKQKPRFVFRKRFSLYYLLVFLEGCRKQVFITFAIFVLVRQFGASLRTVALLMIVNSVTNLILAPRFGRLIDRIGEKKVLLVCYSLLIPVFIGYATVNSKLVMNALHGIDAMFAMDLTSWILRYYTAGELTLGALCCLYFADSLLFLGSIGLTTYLHKIADPSDVMPSLAMGISVNHAAAVIVPVVGGLLWTRLGYQVTFYGGAGIVALSVLAVCRMRISARRVISESPPPS
- a CDS encoding zf-HC2 domain-containing protein gives rise to the protein MNCEKVQRRISAYAAESLSKRFSGRIATHLEECSECRAVLQLDRMVMQMVENLQPLDPPAGLYPPLPNHITSRRALSAGHRALLLQRARWAFALSVPALVLILARTTLMPPQQTDPSLYEYAQGHMFYAGQEILADRPALYTASLLADAAHQKLEGKTP
- a CDS encoding sigma-70 family RNA polymerase sigma factor codes for the protein MSPSSIESGTQESKVAARSYSQHSDGELIDASKRGDVAAFELLFARYQKRVFNLIYRMVGNEHDAADLTQEVFLRVYKSLERLRSDEALLGWLRTIAVNITRDHFRKSARTIRGESLDKTVKLEDGEVEREVEDWSANPERLFGRKDIQEAVQRAIDTLSEDHRTVVALHHIEGVDVRDIAKMLKVPSGTVKSRLARAREELRRKLGHYVLTEPPGQQRGLP
- the infA gene encoding translation initiation factor IF-1, which translates into the protein MPKEEAMRVDGVVEDALPNAVFKVKLENGHEVLAHISGKMRMRFIRILAGDRVTVELSPYDLTRGRITWRYK
- a CDS encoding MFS transporter; the encoded protein is MKSPRLGRTVVTLGIVSLLTDISSEGIYPLIPLFLTEVLRTNMAAVGLIEGIANSTASILRVFSGWFSDVLGNRKWLTVSGYSISALSKPLLSLSNTWQSVFALRFADRLGKGIRTAPRDALIADACSPDRRGVSFGFHRAMDTLGAVAGPLLAFWLLAVLGGNYRVIFVLSAIPATAALLVLIAFISEPACNRTRDAKRPSLTLKDASVQFKLFLVATAVFSIGNSSDAFLILRARNLGMAASGIVLAFALFNTVEAALSMWAGALSDRIGRRNVIVAGYLVYACVYAGFGLTRSTSAVWALFATYGVYNALTQGVQRAFAADLACADAMGTGMGAYHTVTGLALLPASLIAGYLWQSVSPAAPFYFGATMAGFSAILLVILLRRGATCTAT